AAGAAGAGAGTGAGAGAGATAAACAGAGAGGAAATGGAAGAAGAGTTGAGAAACTTAGTCAAGGTTTGTATCTCTGTCTTAATCTCCATATCTTACTGTTACTACATCTCTTCAAAAATTCCCAAAGGTTTTGTTCGTCTCCTTTCTCTTCTTCCCATCTTCATCATCTTTCTTCTCATCCCTCTCTTCTTTTCATCCCTCCACTTCTGTGCCATCTCAGCTTTTTTCCTTACATGGCTAGCAAATTTCAAGCTCCTTCTCTTCGCTTTTGATCAAGAACCTTTAAGCCCACTTCCTTCAATTTTCTCCCGTTTCCTCTGCTTTACTTGTTTCCCCATCAAAACCAAACAAAACCCTTCTTCAAACCGAATCTACAATAAACCTAAATGGGTTCTTGCGTTCAAAGTTATACTCTTTTCCTCCTTATTACATCTCTACGGTAAAAATTATCATAACACTTTACCTCGGTTGGCTTTCTTGTCTATCTTTACCATCCATGTCTACATTGAGTTAGAATTTATCTTAGTCTTAGTGGGTGGTTTACTCTCTACACTTCTTGGTTGTGAAATCGAACCGGTTTTTAATGAGCCTTACTTGGCTACTTCTTTTCAAGACTTCTGGAGTCGTAGATGGAACCGCATGGTCCCATCCGTTCTACGTCCAACTATTCACATCCCGGTTCAGCGATTTACCGCGCAGTTAATCGGTCAAAACGCGTCTTTTTACGCTGGAATGTTGGCCACGTTTATTGTCTCCGGGTTGATGCATGAGCTGGTTTACTTTTATATTATCCGAAAGTCTCCAACTTGGGAAGTCACTTGTTTCTTTGTGTTGCATGGAGTTGTAACTTGTTTGGAGATAGCGGTAAAGAGGATGCGGTTGTGTCCATCGCCACATCGAGTGGTCTCAAGTCTTGCGGTTGTGGCGTTTATGTTCGTTACGTCTGTTTGGTTGTTTGCCCCTCAACTACTGAGATATAATGTGCATAAGAGACTGATAAGTGAATGTTTGTTTGTTATTGACGTTGTCAAAGCAATTTGTTTCGCATCTTAATGTAACGTTCGTAATTTGAGGAAGCGTTTCTTGTTCTCCTTATCGTTAAAATTTAGGCCACACACTTGGGAAGTAGATACAGGACGAAGCTGGAGCAACGAACTTTGTCATGCGTTACAAGTTTGGACTCCGATAAGATAAAGTTTTATTAAAATACATATCAAGAAACTAAAACCATCTGGTTGTCTCGTAGGTTGATGATATATGTCTCATCATGGGTTGAATCATATTACAGATGACTTCCCATATAATGTTGCATGCAATAACAAGTTTATGATGTTCAAATCTACTTAACAATGTGTGTAGCTGCCAAATCAAGTTTCCCCAGTTTCCTATTCATAAAGTGCATACATCCGATCATTTTAATATACAGCCGAACCAAAATAAGTAAAAAAACATTTGGTCACAGGTACAGATGCAACTCTTTCTTGTTTCTTTGAATTTTTTTTAATAACAAGGTTCTCAACCTGTAGTAGACCCGTACATTTTCCTAGGGTGAAACTCAAACTATTTTAAATGCACACATCTTTAGAGAATAGAACCGCTCCCAACAAAACTTGAACTTGTAATCTTTAGATACCTACTACTAGATAATCTAATAATTTTAACCATTATCAACTGAATGATATGTAGTTGGCTATGAGCATCATTATCCCAAAGACCCATTTAGGGTCTTTTAATTTTTTTGTAATACTTTTAAGTCTTAAAAATTATTTAAGAGACCTACCTAAGAGATACCATCATTTTTGTGCTCCAATAGAAGTCTCTTATTTAAAGGTTCTTGAAAAAATGTTAACATTGTTTAATTAAAAATAAAATTTATTTATTAAATAAAACATTATAAAAGATAAACTTTAAACATAGATTTAAATAAAAACTTAAAAACAAAGATTAGAAAAAAAAAACGATAAAATTTTAAAAGAATCATCCGAACTCAGTTGATGTCTTCATCACGTCCAACCAAATGACTTGTTAATATGGCAATATATACATACTATGGTGAACACTTGGAACTATGTTCCATCTACATGTTTCTTCTTGAAGTTTTCTGGAATCTACTGGTTCCTTCGGTAAAAGAAGGTTAGGACGATCAAACGTAGACCTATCATCCTCACTTAGATGTATCCTAGACAATGAAGCCAAACGTGACTCAAAAAGAAATGTTTTTGTTGCACAACTCAAAAGCATACCATTGAACACACGAAGGTTTTTTTATATAAAGTTGATAAACAAAGCATATCTCAAAGTGAGCAATATACACAAATGCATCAGTGTTTAGCAGCACATCAACAAAGTGGGTTATACCACTTGTAAGCAAGTGGGTTACTGCCAAGAATCTCCTCTTCTGCGTTTGTAAGCAAGTGGGTTACTGCTCTTAAGTCCCTGTAACAAGTGGTTAACAACCAAATCAATCTACTACACATGCAAATAAACTAGTATTTACTCTATAGTTTCACTGCTTTCCTCATACTTAATGTGAGGGATCTCATGGAAGAACTCTCCTTCCCAATCACCAGAACCGCTACACTTCGCTCCCGACTCCGCAGGACATGTTTGTGGATCAGCAGACTTCACACGAATCAAATAAATAAGTAAACTTTAGAAGAAGCTTAGAAACGTTTTAATGATCGAAAAAGATTAGAGCTTTGGACTTACCACCAGAAATAATGCAGTTTTTAAGCAGAGACAGATCAAAAAAATTTCAACTTTCTTCGTAGTGTTCAACCAGAAGAACAAAACCCTGAACAATAGCGTTTGGTGAGAATAAAACAACACTTTGAATAATGAAACTAAAGATTGATAATTGAAAGCTCAAACCCAGAAACCAACCTGGGAAGAAGCAACATTTCTATGAAAAAACTCGGTTGATGTAACCCAGGGAGAGAGAGAGAGCTTAAGCCCAGAAACCCAGATGCAAACTCAGAGGTCTTGGCATCAATCGCTGCAGAAGATAATCAAATTCATCATTCAAAATCTGAGAATTACAGAGGAGGGAGAGACGAAATCAACTCAGTACAGAGATAGTAAAACGAAACTGAGGATTGATGATACGACGTCGAAGGATCAGGATTCGTGAACCGTCGGTCTTCTTCTTTAGACTTCACACAGGCGAAGAAGGAGAGGAGAGATGAGAGAGAGGAGGAGACTTTGACGCGTGTCCCATAAGCGACGTCTCTTGCTTCCCTTGATTAAGCCACGTTTCTTCTATTAAAATGTAATTTTCTTTTTTTTTAAATCATAATTAATTTAAGCAATCCTCATAAGCAACTCCGATAATATGCTCTAACAGTGAAAAAGAAAACAAAATCATTGCTGAGAGATAAACTTAATTCAAAGCCTAAACATAGGGAATATCAAATCCAAATGAATTCATGTATGGTTTCTGGAGCAACACCATTAGTAAAGTTCTCAAAATGAGATTCTTGAAACATAATATTAGTATTTTAATAAATTTTATATAAATGATTAAATTTTAATTAAACACATAAGCTAGTAACACAATGACAAGTTGAAGGGGAATTCTAGTGAGGTTATCAAAAGCTCTCACATGAGAACATATTGTTGTTCTCTCCGATTTGTTTTTAAGTGGTTAGATATCCTAGCAATACCTCCAATGGAGGTGCTTTTAATTAAGAAATTTCCAAATCAGTGATTAGTCATCAGTGGGGGTTAGTAGATGTCAAATCGTGGAAGTGTTACATCATCTAGTTGTAATTAATCATGTGATTATATATATTTTCCACCCCACGTGGGCATTAGAGGCACCTCAATGATTGAAAATACGCAAATGAGATGCACATAGGAAGTATCCTTAGGATAGTAATCCTAAAAACTGGTTCACTTACCGAATGTTCTAATTCTCTGCTTGGTTCTTGTCCAATTCATTTCATTTTATGCTTGTTATACAATCAACCCGTAAGCTTGAAACCTTAGTGTTTGCAAGAACGCAAAAAGAGATACTATAGGCCCTTTTCTCAAAAAAAAGAAAAAAAAAGAGATACTACTACTACTACTTGTCACCAAGAACCAAATTTTGTGTGTTTTCGATTACTCTTTGTTCTAATGACTATACGTAACCTGTGACCCAAATGTTTTAGTTTTGTTTTTTTTTAAACCATAAAATGTGAAACCTAAACCCGTATATAAAAACTACTCAAAATAATAATTCTAAACTATAAAGCTAAATCCTAAATACGTTTTTTTTTTTTAAAGAATGAATTAGGCTTTTAATTTACTGAAATTTGCCACTATATACATAAAAACCATAAATTCATTATCTAACCAAAAACACTTCCTCTCTCCTAATTTCTCTTCTTATCTCTCTTTAAATTTTCGCTAAAAATCTAATTACCCAATTTTTTTGGTTATTTGGCAAATAAGCCCTTTAATTAAAAAAATAGAGAACTGGTTTACTAACGATATGTCCTAGGGGTGGGCGTTCGGGTTCCGTTCGGGTTCGGGTCGAGTATTTCGGATTTTCGGATATTTCGGTATACATGTATAGAACCCGTTCGGGTATTTCTGTACTTCGGGTCGGATTCGGGTATTTTTAGTTCGGGTTCGGTTATTTCGGATCGGTTCGGATATTTAGATTTTGAAAAAAGTTTAAATTTTTCATTTCTCAAATTTCTTGTATTTAAAAATATAACTTTCACTTAACTAATTTTTTTATTTTTAATAGATTTGGATATAACATTTTGAAACTAAAAAAATATTAATTTGGTTATTGTTTTTAAATTTTCGATGTAACTTTTTATTAATTCTTGAAATAAAAAGTTTGACATGCATTTTAAGTGAGTAGCAAATCATTTTCTCCGTAATTCTATATATATCATATGAACTTAAAGTATGTGTAGTATCAATATAAACATTTTATCTAAAATGAGAGATGCATGTAAACTAGAAATATATAGTTAATTATACATATGTTCGGTTATCTTCGGATATCCATTCGGGTTTGGATATTACCCATTCGGGTTCGGATATATGATATTCAGTCTCTCCTAATTCAATACCCGTTCGGATATTTTGCTACTTCCGTTCGGATTTCGGTTCAGATTTTTCGGATCGAGTTCGGGTACACCTTCGGATATCGGGTAAAGTGTCCACCCCTAATATCAAATTGCCCTTTTCATTCACCCGATTATTTTAAGTATGCAAATAAAGCCAAAACTTCTCTGACAGGAAAACAGAAAGAAGATAAGACTAGAGAGATGGAGGAAGAACTCAAGATCTTCATGAAGGTTTGGGTTTCAGCTATAATCTCCATATCTTACTGTTACTACTTATCAACCAGGATAAAACCTGGAGTTTTTCGATTACTCTTCATTCTTCCCGTTTGTGTTCAGTTTATTTTCCTTCCTATGTGTTTCTCTTCTCTTCACTTCATAGGGTCCACTGCGTTTTCCCTCACATGGCTGGCCAATTTCAAGCTCATCCTCTTCTCCTTCGATAACGGTCCCCTTTACCCTGTCCCTCCTAATATCTCTCAGTTCATCTGCTTCACTTGCTTCCCCATCAAGCTTCAACAAAACGCTAAACATCAAATTCACTTGCCCAAATGGGTTTTTGCTATTAGAGTTGCTATCTTTAGTGTGTTGTTAAAACTGTATGATTATAAACAGCATATGTCTTCAAATGTGCTATTGGTTCTCTATTCTCTTCATATATACTTGGAGTTTGAGATTCTTTTAGCTCCCTTGAAAGTTTTGCTTATTATGGCACTTGGGTGCGATCTCGAGCCGCAATTCAACGAACCATACTTAGCCACCTCTCTTCAAGACTTCTGGGGTCGCCGGTGGAACCTCATGGTCCCCGCTATCCTCCGACAGGCCGTCTACGTTCCGGTGCGACGCATCACCGAACGGAAAATGAAGTCCGAGCAAGCCAAGTTCTTGGGAGTTTTGGCCACGTTCCACGTCTCTGGTGTAGTTCACGAGCTGATCTTCTTCTATTTTACACGTGAACCGCCTACCGGAGAAGTCACATTGTTCTTTATATTACATGGAGTTTGCACTGCCGCGGAAGTAGCGGCGAAGAGGACAAGCTTGTTGAATCGGTGGAATATGAGTATGATGGTATCACGACTGCTCACGGTGGGGTTTGTGGTTGTGACAGGTGGTTGGTTGTTTTTTCCTCCTCTTTTAAGGAGTGGAATGATCGAGAGACTCTCTCACGAAGTCTTTTTGTCCATTGACTTCATCAAGCAAAATTGTTTTTAGTATTTTTGGTGAATTTGCCAAAATCTTGGGCTGATGTTTTCTGTAGCTAAAATTATCACTTTTGCTGAATTTCAATAGAAACAGAGATTCTGTGATTATCGGGTTTGGTAAATGTCAAATCGTGGTGTCACCTACCCGGTTACCAAATTATTATTGTCTTTTTCAAATTTCATTATAATTTTCCCACGGATTTTAAAACCAACTACCAACTACATTTTCTAAACTTTAGACTCTAATTACATTCTAGGATTGTGAAAGGAGAACGCACAAAAAGAAAATATATACAAAGATTCATAAAACTCAATAAGCTATATAGAGAGATGGTTGTTATCTTTCCTGATTATGCACGGCAACATCATCAACTTAAAGACAATTCAAATAAATTTAGATGATAAGCTTTTGGCACCGCATGAAAAAGGGTCTTTAGTAATCGATCTTAGAAAGACAAACAATTGTAGCAAAGGTTTTTTTTTGTCAGCTTCCCGCTTAACTAGACTAAGCTTTGTTTAGACGAAACGTTTTTCTGGGGAACACCTCTATTTGACCGTGTCTGATTTATACGGGTGAAAATAACTGTTCTGGTACTATCTTTTTTTGCTAATAAGTTCGCCCGGTCTGAAGCTATAACTAAAACTTGCCTTATCATCTGTGCATGCAGTTCATAAAACCTTCTTGGTGACTGGTTTGGTGTGAGCAAATTTTGGAGCATTGACGGCTAGCTGCAAATATTTAGGTCCAAGGCGATGTCTCTGATCGAGTCTCACCATCAGCAAATTAAGATCCTACACTAAAGCAGTTTGTTTTCTGAGTAGTAGATCCTAAGAATCATAAGACCATGGTTGAAAGCGAGATGGTTAGTTTCTTTCAGTCCTATTGTAACATTGTACAAACAAGATCATCAATTTTATTTTTGGCTTTAGTTGGCTTTCAATAATTCCACAATATTAATTTTTTTTTTTTTGAAAAATTCACAATACTAAAATTCAAAAAATAATAAGAATTCCACAATATGTTGTCCACACTATATAGTCCATGATATTTTGTCCAGCTACATAATGATATTTTGTCATGTTTAGTAGTCTATACTACATTATCACGCACTTATCCATCATATGTTGTCGGTATGTATTCTGAACTAGCTAATCCCATATACTTTATATACAACACCATCAATGATCGGTTCCAATCGAGACGTAACTATATTATAGAGATTCCACAGGCTCTCAAGATTTTTTTTTTTTAAATGTAACTTATTGAAATAGTAGCCCACTTTCTCTTTTTAAAGGTCAAATTTATAAAGTCGATAAGAATTATTATCGTAGGTCAAATGCCAATGGAGTAGAAAAGACGAATAATGACTGATATCGCGCATGTGACATGCACAAAGTAAACAACCTCAGAAGAAGGCAGAACGTAGAACTAGGGCAAAAGCTGATCTGTTTTCTGAATTATCTTCCACGGTTTAGCTGTAAAACACATGCCCTAATTCT
The DNA window shown above is from Brassica oleracea var. oleracea cultivar TO1000 chromosome C3, BOL, whole genome shotgun sequence and carries:
- the LOC106333538 gene encoding probable long-chain-alcohol O-fatty-acyltransferase 2, with the translated sequence MEEELRNLVKVCISVLISISYCYYISSKIPKGFVRLLSLLPIFIIFLLIPLFFSSLHFCAISAFFLTWLANFKLLLFAFDQEPLSPLPSIFSRFLCFTCFPIKTKQNPSSNRIYNKPKWVLAFKVILFSSLLHLYGKNYHNTLPRLAFLSIFTIHVYIELEFILVLVGGLLSTLLGCEIEPVFNEPYLATSFQDFWSRRWNRMVPSVLRPTIHIPVQRFTAQLIGQNASFYAGMLATFIVSGLMHELVYFYIIRKSPTWEVTCFFVLHGVVTCLEIAVKRMRLCPSPHRVVSSLAVVAFMFVTSVWLFAPQLLRYNVHKRLISECLFVIDVVKAICFAS
- the LOC106329777 gene encoding xylose isomerase-like yields the protein MLLLPRVLFFWLNTTKKVEIFLICLCLKTALFLVSADPQTCPAESGAKCSGSGDWEGEFFHEIPHIKDLRAVTHLLTNAEEEILGSNPLAYKWYNPLC
- the LOC106332838 gene encoding probable long-chain-alcohol O-fatty-acyltransferase 4, whose translation is MEEELKIFMKVWVSAIISISYCYYLSTRIKPGVFRLLFILPVCVQFIFLPMCFSSLHFIGSTAFSLTWLANFKLILFSFDNGPLYPVPPNISQFICFTCFPIKLQQNAKHQIHLPKWVFAIRVAIFSVLLKLYDYKQHMSSNVLLVLYSLHIYLEFEILLAPLKVLLIMALGCDLEPQFNEPYLATSLQDFWGRRWNLMVPAILRQAVYVPVRRITERKMKSEQAKFLGVLATFHVSGVVHELIFFYFTREPPTGEVTLFFILHGVCTAAEVAAKRTSLLNRWNMSMMVSRLLTVGFVVVTGGWLFFPPLLRSGMIERLSHEVFLSIDFIKQNCF